Part of the Terriglobia bacterium genome, TTCTGAACCTTGAGGATCAGATACTCGTGGTCTCGGTACCCTCGCCCGCGTCGGATGATCGAGCGGATGTTCCCGTTGATCGCCTCGACGACTCCGAAGGGCACCTTGTGGTGGCAGTAGGCGAGGATCCCACCGAG contains:
- a CDS encoding transposase, translated to LGGILAYCHHKVPFGVVEAINGNIRSIIRRGRGYRDHEYLILKVQKATAQARLARAA